TGGGATCGAGGCCGGTCTGGAGCAGGTCGATCTCAAGACCAAGAAGACCAAGAGCGGCGCCGACTTTGGCACAGTGAACCCGAAGGGCCAGGTGCCGACGCTGGTGCTGGACAATGGGCAGACGCTGACCGAGGGGCCGGCGATCGTGCAGTGCCTCGCCGATCTGAAGCCGCAATCGGGGCTGGCTCCGCAAAACGGCACCTTCGAGCGCTATCGGCTGCAGGAGTGGCTGAACTTCATCACGGCCGAGATCCACAAGCCCTTCGGCGCGCTCTTTAGCGGGGCGACGCCTGAGGACTACAAGCCGATCGCGCGCGACGCGCTGACTGCCCGCTTCGCCTACGTCGACCGCCTTCTGGCGAGCGGTGGTCCCTACCTTATGGGCGCGAACTTCACGGTCGCCGACGCGTACCTGTTCGTGATGACGCTCTGGGCGAATTTCGTGAAGCTCGATCTGAGCCAATTTGCGCGGGTCAAGGCCTACGCCGAGCGGATTGCGGCGCGGCCCAAGGTTCACGAAGCGTTGAAGGAAGAAGGGCTCGCGAAATAACGCGCAGCGCCTTCGCGTTTTCTGACCGGCGGTCCGTCTTGTCCGGGCCGCCGGTCGCTTTTGTCAGTGCCCGCCCGACTCCCCTGCCGGTACGCGATTTCGATAACGGCGAGCGCCGCGAATGGGCTATAGTTGCAACGGACGGTGTGCCGGCGCAAAGGTGCTCCATGACTACATATCTTTACGAAGTGCTTGAACGCCTGGTGGCCTTCGACACCGTGAGCTCCAACAGCGACGCGCCCGCGATGGAGTTCCTCGCCGAACGGCTCGAAGCGCACGGCTTCAAGGTCCATCTCCATCGCATCGAGATCGCCGGCACGCCGCAGCTCAACCTAGTCGCATGGGCTGGGCCGCCGCGCCCCGACGGCCTCGCCATCTCGGGCCATCTCGACACGGTTCCCTACGCGGGGCAGCCCGGATGGAATCGCGATCCGCTGAAGCTCGGCGCCGACGCCGAGCGCGTGTGGGGCCGCGGTACCAGCGACATGAAAGGCTTTCTAGCCGAGTGCGTTGCCGCGGCCGCCACGCTCGACGTCCGCGCGCTCAAACGTCCGCTGGTCTTCATCTTTACCAGCAACGAGGAGGTCGGATGCTTTGGCGCGAAGAGCTTGAGCGGCGCGCTCGATTCGATCCTGGGCGAAACTCCGGCGCCGAAGCTGGTATGGATCGGCGAGCCGACCTCATGGCAAGTGCAGCACGCGCACAAGAGCATCGTACTGTTCGACGTGACGGTGCGCGGGATGGGCGGCCATAGCGGCGCGCCCGGCCAGGGCGTCAACGCGATAGCCGTGGCGGGGCGCGCGCTGGAGGCGATCGGCCATCTGCAGGCCGAGCGGCGCACGCCCAACGCTCGCTTCATCGGGACCTTTCCCGACGCGCCGCATGACGTGCTCAACGTCGGGACGATCGCGGGCGGTATCGCGCCCAACATCATCGCCGAACAGTGCCGCTTCGCGATCACTTACCGCGCGCTGCCCGACGCCGACCCGCTCGAGCTCTACGGCGAAATTGAGCGGCGGCTCGCCGCGCTCGATCCGCACGATTACGCCTCGCGCAATCATCGCGCGGCGATCGAGGTCGGCTCGCCGATGGTGGTGCCGCCGCTGCTCGCGCCGCGCGGCACGGTGCTCGAGCGCGCGCTGCTCGAGGTAACGGGCACGCGCGAGGTCGGCGGGGCGCTGTTCGGGACCGACGGCGGATGGTTCGCGCGGGCCGGGATGATTCCGCTCATCTGCGGCCCGGGAGATTTCGCGCAGGCGCACAAGCCCAATGAGAATATCCGCCGCGCAGCGCTGGAGAGCGGCACGGAGAAGATTCTCGAAGTCGTCGAGCGGCTGCTTCAATAGCGATTCTGCCGCCAGCGCCGGGAGTTTGCACAGAATCCGGACCAGGCGAAGAAACGTCGCCGGCTACCCGAAAGTCGCGACCAGTTCGCCGAGCCGCTCCTTCGCCCCGTTCATGACGGACACGCCGTCGCCCACCAGCAGCGTATCGAAGTCGATCGCAAGAAGCGCCCGCACGCTCTCGCGCAAACGCGCCGGATCGTCCATCACCTGCTCGCGCAGCAGACCGCATCGGCCCGGCGGATTGCCAATCACGGCATCGCCCACGACAAGGATCCTGCGCTCGGGCCAGTGCAGCGCGACCTCGCCGGGCGACTTGCCGGGCACGCCGATAACGACGAACGGACCGACGCGCTCGCTCGTGCGCAACTCGTCATCGATCGCGGCGCCCTGGCTCCGCGCGTAACCGGCGTCGGCGGGATGGATCGCGACTCGCGCGCCGGTGCGCTCACGGATGAGGTTGGCCGCCCGCACGTGATTGCGGTTCGTAAGCAGGATGCGCGCCGGGCAGGCGCGAATGATCTCCTCGAGGTCGGCGGCTGCGGGTTCGACCGGGTCGATGCAGACGTTGCCCGTGGGATGAGGTACGAGCAGGCCGTTGAAATCGTAGCCATGCGGAGTGGAGAACCAGTGCCAGGTGCGAATATCCGCCGCAATCGTTTCCATCGATGACTTCTCCAGTGATATTTTCGGTCGTCTCGCGCACGACGGGTCGCGGACGATGAGCCGCTCCGATTCTAGCGCCGCGGACTCCAGGCCAAAATGACCTACTGCGATATCGCGCCTAGCCATCCGTTTCACGGTCCCTATCACGATCGCGAGTACGGCTTTCCCACGCGCGACGAAACCAGGCTGTTCGAGCGCCTGGTGCTCGAGATAAACCAGGCCGGGCTTTCGTGGTTGACCGTGCTGCGCAAACGCGAAGCGTTCTCCAAGGCCTTCGACGGCTTCGACGTCGACCGCGTGGCCGCGTACGGACGACGCGAGCGAGCGCGCCTGTTGGCCGACCCCGGAATCGTACGGAACCGGCTCAAGATCGACGCCGCGATCGAAAACGCGCGGCGAATCGCCGGGCTGCGCGAGAGCCATGGCGGGTTCGCGCGCTGGCTTAGGGCAAACCATCCGCTTGAGAAAGCCGAGTGGGTCAAACTGTTCAAGCGAACCTTTGTTTTCACGGGCGGCGAGATAACCGGCGAATTCCTGTTGAGCACGGGCTACCTGCCAGGCGCGCATGCCGAGGACTGCCCGATTTACGCAAAGATAGCGCGGTTGAATCCCCCTTGGATGGGTAGGAGATAGAAGCAGTCTGCGCTTGACAGCAGGGCGGGTTCCGTAGATATTGAGAATCGTTCTCAATTTCAGTTGGAGGCCCTAACGTGTTGTCCCGCACTTTCGTGTCCGCCGCTTTCGTCTCTGCCATGTTCTTCCTGCCCGCCGCCCTTGCGCTCGGTGCCGCCGCCGCCAATGCCGACAGCAGCGTTATCGAGGTGCGCTTCGAGAATCATCATTTCTCGCCCGCCAATCTTCAGGTGCCCGCCGGGCAGGCCCTGACGATCAAGGTCGTGAACGCGAGCAACGAGACGATCGAATTCGAGAGCTTCCGGCTGAACCGCGAAAAAGCCGTCCAACCCGGCGAGGCGATCGCCGTCCGTCTGCCCGCGCTCGGCCCCGGCAGCTACGATTTCTACGACGATTTCCATCAGGACGTTCCGCAGGGAAGCATCGTCGCCAAGTGACGGGCCGCGGGGCGTGTCTGCTGGCGCTCGGATTTTGCGCGCTCGCCGCTCAACTGATCACGGTCGGCCGCACAAATCCGCCGGCCTCTTCGGGGTCGCCGCTTGCCGCGCCGGAGCAAATCGAGACGCTTCTGACCCGCGCCTGCTACGACTGCCATTCCAACCGGACGCGATGGCCGTGGTACAGCCGGATCGCTCCTATGTCATGGCTGGTCGCGCGCGACGTCGCCCTGGGACGGAAAGAACTCAACTTCTCCGAGTGGGGTTCCTATTACCCGCAGACGCGGACGCGGAAGCTTCAATGGATGGGCCGGGTGTTGCGCGAACGCTCGATGCCGCCGTGGAGCTACCGCCTGATGCATCCGGCCGCGCGGCTCGGCACCGAAGACCGCGCGATGCTCGAGCGATGGATCGAATCCGGGATTTCCGCGAACGCGCCGCACATCTCCGATTGAGCCTTCGAGTCTCAATTAATTACAGGTTCAAATGATAAACCGCTGCATATTAGCCATTGGTAGCTCGTTTCTGGTGCTTGCTCTGCTCGCCGGCCGCGCTTCGGCGCAGTTGGACCCTTATGAATTCGAGGTGTACCCTTACGCGACCGAGCCCCGCGGAATGATCGAGCTGGAATCCGACAATGCTGTAGTAGCCAACGGCCATAGCCAGGCGGGGACCGGAACCAACGACGCCGGCACCTATCCGAGTCAGGGCATGTGGTACAGCGGCGAGGAACTTACCTACGGCTTGACCGACCGCATCGAGGCGGCCGCTTACGTCACCTTCGCCCAGCCGAGCGGCCATGGCTTCTGGTGGGCGGGCGACAAGTTCCGCCTGCGCGGCCGGCTCTTCGATGAGGAAACACTGCCGGTCAATCTCGGCTGGTACGCCGAACTCGAATGGCACAAGACGCCGCAGTTCGACGATGCCGACCTTGAGCTGGAATTAAAACCAATCATAGAGAAGGACTTCGGCCGGTTATCCCTGATACTGAATCCGGTCTTTGAGAAGCCACTTTACGGAAGGGGACACGATCAGGGTTTCGAGTTTGGTTATCGCAACGGGGTCTACTACCGCTGGCTGCGCTATCTCTCGCCCGGGGTCGAGTTCTACGGCGGCGTCGGGCTGATTGACGATACCGATCCGTTAAGCGACCAGCAGCACTACATCTTCCCTGTGCTTTGGGGCCAGCTCCCTCACGGCATCGAGTACAACGTTGGGCCCGGCTTCGGGCTGACGTCGGGTTCCGACCACGTGATCGTCAAGTTCAACCTGGAGATGGAGACCTTCATCGGCTCGCTCTTCGGTGCGTCGCCCGAAGGAAGCTGGGTTTTCTAGCTTCGATCGGCCGCGATAAGCGATCGCCCGACGCGAGAAGCTGATGCTCAGCATTGCGCGGGCGATGCGGCAAGCTTTCCCTGCGGGGGTGAGTTCTGCGATGTTGTGTGAGGCGGTGCGTAGGCGCGACTTGCGGTGTGGCGCGGATTCGCCCGCATTGGCAAGAGGGCGATCATGAAAATCGGCGTCGCGGCGTTCCTCACCGAAAAATCCGGCAATTCCGGCGCTATTGCGGCTGCGGCCGAGCGCGCCGGCTTCGAGTCGTTCTGGCTCGCCGAGCACCTGGTGATGCCGGCCGCCTACACGACCTACTACCCGCGCTCGCCCGACAAGGTGCCCGAGTTCTACGCGCATCTGGCCGACCCGTTCGTCGCGCTCGCGATCGCCGCACAGGCGACCTCGCGCATCCGCCTCGGAACGAGCGTCTGCCTGCTGCCCGAGCGCAATCCGATCGAGACCGCCAAGGCCGTTGCGACGCTCGACATGTATTCGGGCGGCCGGCTGATGCTCGGAGTGGGCGCGGGATGGTTTCCCGAAGAGGCGGCGATCATGGGCGTCGATTTCAAACGCCGCTGGCGCCATCTGCGCGAGTCGGTCGAAGCGATGCGCGAGCTGTGGAGCAAGCCGGAAGCAAGCTACGCCGGCGAGATAATCAGCTTCCCGCCGGTCAGGCTTTATCCCAAGCCGGTGCAAAAGCCCCATCCGCCGATCTTCCTTGGCGCGCACGATCCAGGGCCTGCGCTGAAACGGGTCGCGCGATGGGCGGACGGATGGATGCCGGGCGGACTCAGCCCCGAGATGGCCGCACAGGTCATCCCCGAGATCAAAAGGATGGCGCGCGAGCACGGGCGCGACCCCGCGCGGATGGAATTCTCGGTGATGCTCGGTATCGGCGCGCAGCAGACGCCGTCCACCGGGGCCCTCAAGCTCTACGCGGCAGCCGGCATAAGCCGCGTGATAATGCTTGCCGCCGAGATCGCCACGCGCGACGGCGTCGAGGTGGTCGGCGAACTGGCGCCGCTGGTCGAGCGTGGCGCGCAAGTCTGACCCGACAGTCCTGCCCGATAGTCCTGTCCGATAGTCCTGTCCGATAGACCTGCCCGATAGATCACGGCTCGATAAATCCGGCCGGGAAAGCTTAATAAACGTCGCGTGCACGCGTGCGCGCGCGGCGAGGTGGACCGCGCATGCGGCCTTGTCGCATCATGCGGCCGGTGGCATAGTCTCCGGGAGAAATGCTCGCACGGGCCGAAAAACTCATTCGGCATAGACGCGCTTGTCCATCGAAACGATCAAAATCGAGCTGAATTCGGTAGTGATGGCGGTCGCCGACCAGGTTTCCTGCGACCTCGAGGGCGAGGCCGCGGTGCTAAATCTCAAGACCGGCGTTTATTACGGGCTAGATGAAGTCGGCGCTTCGGTCTGGCGGATGCTCGACGGGCCGCGGCGCGTGGATGAATTGGTCGACGCCCTGCTGGGCGAATACGAAGTTGATCGCGAAGAGTGCCAGCGCGACGTGATCGCGCTGCTCGGCGAACTCGCGGTGCGCGGCCTGGTCGAGATTAACAACGCGGTCGAGGGTTAGCCGGCGCCGTATTCAACTTTGCAGAATCGGCCGCGCCAAAAGGAGCTGGAACGTCGTAACTTGTGCCTGGTGGTGGTTTTCGCAGTGTTCCCCTGGCCTGACTGGGGAGAGTAAGATTGTTGTCTGAACCTTCGGCGCGTAGGCTTTATGGCCTGTGAGCTGAAAAGCGGCAGGCGGCGCAAGATCAAATCTTCGTCACAGGCGCGTTCTCGGCGACCGCTTAAGTTCCACTACGTCGCCTATGGGCTGGCGGTAGATTCCGACGTCGCGTTGCTCGAACTCGAAACGACTCAGCGCAAATATGCTGCGACGTTTCCCGGGCGATTGCGCATCCGGATGGGTGCGCCGTCTTCCGAGGTCCGCGAGCCGCGCGATTGGCTGCTGCAGACGAGCCTGCCCGACGGTCAACCATGGATGTGGGCCGCGCGTCATGACCATGGCTTCCTCATGCGCTACGTCGGGATGGCCGATTTTGCGGTCAATCTCCGGGGCACCGAAATCACTCTCCTGCACGCCGAACCCGTAAGCTCGCGCGAGACCTTGGGCCATCTGCTGCTCGATCAGGCGCTGCCGATGGTGTTGGGTCTGCGCGGCATCCCGACGCTCCATGCTTCGACGGTGATCACGCCGCGCGGCGTGTGTGGTTTTCTTGGGCCGGCGGGCGCGGGCAAGTCGACTCTGGCGGCGAGCTTCGCGGCTGCCGGATATCCGGCGCTGGGCGACGATTGCCTGGCGATAAAGGAGGAGCGCGGATTCTTCGCTATCCCAGCTTATCCGGGTCTGCGTCTTTGGGCCGATTCGGCAGAGCCGCTATCGACGGATTGGTCGGACGCGCCTTCGCTCGCGCACCATACGCGCAAACGGCGCATCTGGAGCGCGCCTGCGGCAGAGCGGTTTCCCGTGCGTCCGGTCCGCCTCGCGGTTATCTATTGCCTCGTGCGCGAGCCGCGCAACGACGGCGCGGCGCAACAGTCGGAGCCTCTGATCGAGCCGCTGCGCGCCAACGACGTGTTTCTGCAACTGCTCTCGGCGAGCTTCATGCTCGACATCACCGACCGCGCGGTGCTCACGCGCAACCTCCGCTTCATCGAGCGCCTGCTCGGAGCAGTGCCGGTGCGGCGGCTCAGAATCCCCGATGGGTTTTCCTCGCTGCCCAGAGTGCGCGAGGCGGTGCTCAACGACCTGGGTGCGTCCGACCTGGCCGCCGCGGTCGGCGCGAGGTAGGGACGGGTCAGGCGCAGGCGGCCGGTCGCGCGTGACACCGTCGTGAACGCTATCGCATCGACTCTCAGACCCCAGCCACCTAGTCCGAGGCCGAACTCCTGATCTGCCGTGCAACTTCGGCCGCCATGCCTAGCGCGCGCGGCGCCGCCATCGAAGGTCTTTGTACCGGCTCAAGATTCGTGTGGTGCGAGAGGGGGGACTTGAACCCCCACGCCTTGCGGCACCGGATCCTAAGTCCGGCGCGTCTGCCATTCCGCCACTCTCGCGCAAGATGAGCGATTCAATATAGAAAATTCAGCCGGCCATTGGCAGGGTGGACAGGGTGCAGCGCGCACAGGCGGCTATCGGGTTCAGCGTTGCGCGCCTTCGGCTCAGCGCGACTCTTTGACCGGAACGCCGAGCACCTCGCCGAGTTTCGCCGCCAACGGACGGAGGTGCGCCCGCGGCTGGTGAACGCCGAAGTACGGGGACGGCAAATACACTTTCGCTCCATCGGTAAGCTCGAGGGCGATTTCGCATTCGTTCGCTTCGCCGCCGCCGCGCGCCCCGTCGATCCGGACCGCACGAACCGATCCGGTGGCACACAGTTGTTGTCTGCCATAGCTGACGCTGCCTCCGGCCATGATGCTGAGCGGAGTCCTGCGCGTGCTCCAGGACCGGAGCGCCAGGGCCGCGCTGTAACCCGCGACCGCGACGAAAACCGCGCCGATCCACAGGTTCGCCGACGTTCCCTTCAGGTGGCGGAAAAATATGCTAGACAGCTGGAGCATCAGCACCGCGCCGCCGACGAACATCCAGACCGCCATGCCCGAGAAGATCCCGGAAGGCACGAAGATGGAGCGGTCACCCTCGCGTTTGAAGGTGTATAACGCCAAGATTTCCCCCGTCGCTCACCGCGCCGGCTCGCTTCTCATCCGGTCGGAACTGCCGCCCTGGCGCGCATGAACATTATGTTAACAATCCGCCGAACCGTAAATCGAGAGGACCAGCCGCATCTCTGCGGCCGCGCGACCTGAAACGTCGCTGGGACATCCCCACCTTCAAACAAGAGTGTAGTCACGCTCAGAAGGTTGGAACCGAACCCGTCCTGCCGTCGAGCGGCGGCCGGCGAAATGGGCAGAAACATCCCCGTCGCGGACCTGCGGGATGCGTGGTAGTCTGTCCGGGATAAGCCCGGGCCAACGGGCTTGGTAAAAGGACAACAGCTTAGTGCTTAAACAGGTCAAGCATACTGCAACAGTCTCGACGCCGGTGCGTCCCGGCGGCTGCATCTTTGTCGCGACGGCGCTGACAGCCTCCATAACCGCGGTGGCGGTCTTGGTGCTCGCGCTCGCGGTGCCTGCGCGTGCTACGGGTGCGGCGGACTCCGGTCCGGTACTCGCCGAGGTCGGCAATCACAAGATTACCCAGCCCGAAGTCGACGCGAAGATAAAGATTAAGCTTTATGACGCGCGCAAAGAGGCGCTCGACCAGATGGTCGACGACTACCTGCTGCAACAGGCCGCCAAGAAGGACAAGCTCAGCGTCGCGGACTACCTCAAACGGGAGGTTACCGACAAGGCGGCGGCTTCCGTCACCGACGCAACAGCCAAAAAATTCTACGACGAGAACAAGGACAAGATTCCGGCGCTCAAGAGTGCCGGCTCGTACGACAAGATCAAGGATCGGCTGATCGCGGCCCTGCGCCAGCGCGACGTCCAACGGGATCAGGAAGAGCTCATGGCCCGGCTGCGCAAGGAGGGGAACGCGAAGATTTTGCTCGAGCCCCCGCGGATCAGCGTCAACCTGAGCGAATCGAGCCATCCCACGCTCGGGTCCAAGGATGCGACGGTGAAGGTGATCGAGTTCGCCGACTTCCAGTGTCCGTACTGCAAGCGCTCCGAGGAAGCGGTCAAGACGATCCGCGAGAAATACGGCGACCGTATCGAGCTGGTCTTTATGGACTTTCCGCTGAGCTTTCATGCGAATGCGATGCCGGCGGCGAACGCCGCGCGCTGCGCCAATGCGCAGGGCAAGTTCTGGCCGTATCATGACGCGCTGTTTGCGGACCAATCCAAGCTCGATCCTGCCAGCCTGAAAGCGACCGCCAAGAAACTCGGCCTCGATTCGGCCAAGTTCGACGCCTGCTTCGATAAGAACCAGTACAGCGCGGCGATCCAAAAGGACCTGGAAGAGGGCCGCCGGTTGAACGTCAACGGCACGCCGACCTTCTTCATCGACGGGCGCGAACTCGTTGGTGCGCAGCCAGCGGACAGCTTCACCAGCATGATCGACGAGGAGCTGGCCAAAAACAGCGCTCGCGGCAAGAAGACCGCCTCTGCCGACTAGCTGGGATCGCGCAAATTGAAGAGCTGCAATCCGCAGGCCGTCTCGCGGCCGGCGGATTGCTTTATGCCGGCGATCAAACTCACGTGGGCCTCAGTCGCGGGCCTCAGTAAGGATAAAACGCAAACAGCATCGTCGACAGAATATTCAGCATCCACAGTCCCGGACGGACTTCGCTCCCGCGCCGCGCCGCGACCTTGAACCACGGATAGAGGACGAAGCCGGCGGCGATCCCGACGCCGACGTTGTAGGTGAAGCTCATCAGGGCAATTACCGCGAACGCCGGCAGCAGTTCGGTGTAGTCGTCGAAATCGATTTTCCGGATCGGCGCGAGCATCGTAGCGCCCACTATCACCAGCGCCGGACCGTAGGCCTGCGGCGGAATCGCCGCCACCGTCGGCGCAAAGAACAGCGATATCCCGAATAGCGTCGCCGTCACGACCGCGGTCATCCCGGTACGCCCCCCGACGCTGACGCCGGCGGCCGATTCGATAAATGCGCCCGCCGTGGTCGTGCCGGCAAGGGCGGCGAACGTGGTCGCCAGCGCGTCCGCCATCATCGGCCGTTCGATTTGCGGTAGACTGCCTTCGGCGTCAAGCAGTCCGGCGCGTTCGGAGACGCCGACCAGCGTTCCCAGAGTGTCCACTAGCGCCATCACGAAGATCGTCAGCAGCACACCGAAGAAGCGCCAGCCGAACGCCGCGCCGAAGTCGAGCTTGAGCAGAATCGGCGCGGGACTGGGCGGCAGACTGACAAATCGCGCGGGCACCGGGGCCACTCCGAGCGCGAAGGCGGCGGCCGCGGCGAGCAGGATTCCGATCAGGATCGCTCCAGGCACGCGCCACAGCGTGAGCATCGCGATACCGACAAAACCGAACGCCGCCACCATCGCGGGTGCCGAGTTCAGCGCGCCGATCCGAACCGGCGCGCCGGCGACGCCGAGCGTCACGATGCCTGCCTCGTTGAGACCGATGAAGGCGAGGAACAGCCCGATGCCGGCCGCGAAGCTGAAGCGCAGTCCCGGTGGTACCGCGTCGGTCATCCATTGCCGCACGCGGGCGATCGTCAGCAGGGTGAACAGCACGCCTGCGATGAACACCACGGCGAGCGCCGCCTGCCATCGGAAGCCCAGCACGCGCACCACCGTGTAGGCGACGAACGCGTTTTCGCCCATGTAGGGCGCGATCGCGAACGGCCGGTTCGCGTAGAGCCCCATCAGCAGCGTGCCGAACATCGCGGTCATCACGGTCGCGACCATCGACGGTCCTTCGGGGATACCCGCGGCCTTGAGGATCGCCGGGTTGACCGCGACGATGTATGCCATGGTGACGAAGGTGGTGACGCCCGCCAGCATCTCGCGGCGCAGATTGGTCCCGGCGGCGTCGAAGCCGAAAAACGCGGCGAGCTTTCGCTCCATCGATGGCGCTCCTCTCGCTATTGCGCGCGCGGATGAGCCGCGGCGGGCGCGCCAGTATAACTCGCGACGCGGATTTTCATCAGCGTTGGCGGCGCAAGCGGGATGGTGTAAAAATCGCGTCCGGGGAAAAATCCGCGATGGAAAAATCCAGGCGAGGGTCCAAATCGAGTAAACCGTCGCGCGCCGCACGCGGCGCGGGCAAGAAACCGCCGCGCACGCTTGCCGTCGATGTCGGCGGCACCGGCATCAAGACCGAACTGCTCGACGAGCGCGGCCGCCCGCTGACCGATCGCGCGCGCCTCTCGACGCCCGCCGGCGCAACTCCGCGCCAGGTGATCGCGATCATCGGCAAGCTGGCCAAGGGAGAGGGCGGTTTCGATCGCGTCTCGGTGGGGTTTCCGGGCGTAACCAAGGACGGCGTCATCTATAGCGCGCCCAACCTGGGCAAAGGATGGAACAATTTCCCGCTCGAGCGGAAGCTGCGCGACGCGCTCGGGCGGCCGGTGCGCGTCGCCAACGACGCCGACGTGCAGGGGCTCGGCGCCGTTTCGGGCCGCGGGATCGAGCTGGTGATCACGCTTGGCACCGGTGTGGGATCGGTGGTTTTCGTTAACGGCAGTCGCCTGCACCTCGAACTCGGGCATCATCCGTTTCACAAGGGCAAATCCTACGAGGATGAGCTGGGCCATCGGATGCTCGAGAAGAAGGGCAAAAAATGGTGGAACAAACGGCTGCGCGAGGCGATCGAGGATCTCAAGATCGCGTTCAACTATGACCGGCTCTATCTCGGCGGCGGCGATTCCAAGTTCATCCGCTTCGAGCCGCCCGAGGGCGTGAAAATCATCAGCAACGAGGATGGGCTGCTCGGCGGAATCAAGCTCTGGGGCGACCTCGACGCCAAGGCGGCCGCCAAAGCGGGCGTCAAGAAGACGGCCGCCGGAGCAAGCGTCAAAAACGTGAAAAAGACGCGCCGGGTAAAGCATCGGCGCAAGGCGCCTGCCGTTGCCGCCCCCGCCCCCGCAACACCTCAACCGGCGGCCGCGCCTGAAGCGCCGGCCTGATCGCGCAGTTGGATTTTACCGCGAAGGCGCCGCCGCCACCGCCGCGGTAACGATAGCCTGCGCTTCCTCCTCGATGCGGCGCAGATGGTCCGCATCGCGGAAGCTTTCCGCGTAGATTTTGTAGATGTCCTCCGTACCGGAGGGGCGCGCCGCAAACCATCCGTTTTCCGCGATCACCTTGAGGCCGCCGATCGGCGCGTCGTTGCCAGGCGCGTTGGTGAGGATCGCCTGGATTTTTTCGCCCGCCAGGTTCGCAGAGCGCACTTGTTTGGGCGAAAGCCGCCC
This DNA window, taken from Candidatus Binataceae bacterium, encodes the following:
- a CDS encoding ROK family protein, translated to MEKSRRGSKSSKPSRAARGAGKKPPRTLAVDVGGTGIKTELLDERGRPLTDRARLSTPAGATPRQVIAIIGKLAKGEGGFDRVSVGFPGVTKDGVIYSAPNLGKGWNNFPLERKLRDALGRPVRVANDADVQGLGAVSGRGIELVITLGTGVGSVVFVNGSRLHLELGHHPFHKGKSYEDELGHRMLEKKGKKWWNKRLREAIEDLKIAFNYDRLYLGGGDSKFIRFEPPEGVKIISNEDGLLGGIKLWGDLDAKAAAKAGVKKTAAGASVKNVKKTRRVKHRRKAPAVAAPAPATPQPAAAPEAPA